AAACCTTCAGAAATCGCTCTCACTGCGGCTTTTGTACTACAGTAAACATTACCACCGGGATAAGTTTGATAGCCAGCGATCGAACCAATATTGATCACATGACCGCGTTCGCGACTTACCATCCCAGGTACAACATAGCGGGTGAGGTAAAGTAAACCCTTGATATTGGTATCAATCATTTCTTCCCAGTCAGTAAAATCACCCTCATGTAGTTTATCTAAACCACGACTTAAACCGGCATTATTGATGAGAATGTCAATTTCTGACCAAGCGGGAGGAAGACTAGATATAGCAGATTCTACAGCAAAGCGATCGCGTACATCTAACTGTAATAAATGTATTTGTTCGGGTGTGCTGTGGTACTTTTCGACAAGACTATTTGCCAACTCTTGCAAACGTTCCTGACGTCGCGCTGCTAAAATCAATTTTGCCCCAGC
Above is a genomic segment from Fischerella sp. JS2 containing:
- a CDS encoding SDR family oxidoreductase — translated: MLSLQNQIVLITGASSGIGAACATVFASAGAKLILAARRQERLQELANSLVEKYHSTPEQIHLLQLDVRDRFAVESAISSLPPAWSEIDILINNAGLSRGLDKLHEGDFTDWEEMIDTNIKGLLYLTRYVVPGMVSRERGHVINIGSIAGYQTYPGGNVYCSTKAAVRAISEGLKQDLLGTSVKVSSVDPGMVETEFSEVRFHGNTERANKVYQGVTPLTAADVADVVFFCATRPSHVNINQVILMPVDQASTTLVNRRR